The nucleotide window aattcctctccaactgccgactcgggcgtcactaacaccaccgctgctgcgtctggcggacgccgactctgccactctacgcacgatatccctagcttcttgcaccgctgtgccatgtcgccacgcaacgcgatcaacggcactaccaccaccgtcgtgccgccctgctctgcccacgccggcaacatgaacaacaagctcttgcctgcccccgtcggcatcaccgctactacgggactctcgcctgctgtgatggctttgatcgctGCCTCCTGAACGCCCCGGAACTCGGCCTTTTCGCCCATCATGCGCTTCAGCTGCGCCctcgcgtccatcttccttagccgctgccaccgatccacccttgcctcgtctgcctcgctctcaaacggcgctctcttccgcttgctgcttcttctctggtcGTCCACGCCTGCCTGGAAGCCCAAAAATCTATGCCAATCCGTGCTCGATGCCCGGAACTGCTGCCGCCTATCCGCCACGGCCCCTGACTGCTCCATGATCCCTCGCGCGTATACCAGTCCCGCCACGTGCGACGTATGGCCCGCCTGCTCGTCGGCAATCGAATCTCCTGCCTGCTCCTCAGCCCACTCCTTgttctcctcgccctcatctgcctggaacgctgtcgatccacgcaaaaaccgccggctgatgccaatcgccatctcccggtacccggcaaacgtccactcctggcccatcgcgatccggctctcgcgcttcaacgcctcccgcagccgatcggtcgtccacttgcggccgctggggtctgctggccacatatgcgacgaaactgcctccttctcccacaccaacgcctcgagccgctgctggaacggcaacaccagccacatGTACCACACTACTAGCTCGCCCACCTCGCGCGGCAAATATCGATGGATaatcttgacgtcgccgctgaCTTTGTATCCCTTGTGGTACCGCGTCACAAACACTACCATGCCGTCCTCGATGAATATATTGCGATGCCCCCCTTGCACTGTGTTGCTATGCCGTACGCTCAGTAGCTCCGGCcctcgcgctggctgcccGCCCGTCATATGCATCAACACCGCCAGCTTCTCGCGAAATTCTACCACCCGGTCCATGTACCGCTCCACTGCCTGTCGGTCTACCCCTGACTGCGTCCcgggcttcatgaaccgactCCGGATGCTGGCGCTCTTACCTACCCGCTCAAATAACCACCTCTCGCCGTCGACGGGCATGCTTGTGCGATGATCCTTCAAAAAATTCCATCCTGGCCGCTCGTCGGTTGGGTTGTCACGTATGCTCTCCCATGGCACTGCTGGCACCGGCGCTGCCTTGCTGCCAAACATCAACTCCTCTGTCAATAATCGCCGGCTCTCGCTAGCTAGCCCATGTACCATGCCGCGGAACTGCGCCATGCTAAAATGCAGCTCTTTGTACAGCAGCTCGTCGCCGTTCGTCCACTCTACATGcccgcgggttgtagtgttgtaatGGATCTTTAATCCATACGTCCGCAAATCCAACATCCACTGCATGGGGCTATGGCTGCCGCGCACCATAAACCGGTCCATCATCCTCTGCACTAACTGCAAACACCCCTTGGGACGCCGTCGCTGGCTCGGCCCGCTCTCGTACGCGCTGTCATCCAAGTCGTCGTCCGtctcatcgccgctatcCTCGTCGGGCCCGGACATCTCTAGTCCCTTCTGCACGACCATAAACCGAGCGATCTTGATCACCGCCGACAATATCGGCGGGTACTGCTCCGGCCCCTTCCACccgtcctccttgacgcccagcaccgccaacgcgcacaccagcgggctgtcatactctctacgggtgatgcggtggtt belongs to Pyrenophora tritici-repentis strain M4 chromosome 10, whole genome shotgun sequence and includes:
- a CDS encoding RecQ, Superfamily II DNA helicase encodes the protein MEKGYRLVHCQRLFGSRHGSQYFQVQPPDEDGPDVVPVDGAAAWAQVGEQMAKAWQDIERRAQTTIQEGERDEVNPWLERTQWLPYLVGMERPDLLACIEEPVAEPDARQEQQAEPVEAAIWAAMDGLARFSQASIIDRIGVFIRLEAIRTEMHQTRFQPLQPYMDKDAIVKHTRPWQQMLMFFARTQKEHAWKSPKYRFTRRQREAWEVLIEQAKRSIEGDEEDEAEDMDEEREELDEEMMDDIDESIEVAEEEPGQGEGPEPKKLSKIQKACLEFCIALLNHRITRREYDSPLVCALAVLGVKEDGWKGPEQYPPILSAVIKIARFMVVQKGLEMSGPDEDSGDETDDDLDDSAYESGPSQRRRPKGCLQLVQRMMDRFMVRGSHSPMQWMLDLRTYGLKIHYNTTTRGHVEWTNGDELLYKELHFSMAQFRGMVHGLASESRRLLTEELMFGSKAAPVPAVPWESIRDNPTDERPGWNFLKDHRTSMPVDGERWLFERVGKSASIRSRFMKPGTQSGVDRQAVERYMDRVVEFREKLAVLMHMTGGQPARGPELLSVRHSNTVQGGHRNIFIEDGMVVFVTRYHKGYKVSGDVKIIHRYLPREVGELVVWYMWLVLPFQQRLEALVWEKEAVSSHMWPADPSGRKWTTDRLREALKRESRIAMGQEWTFAGYREMAIGISRRFLRGSTAFQADEGEENKEWAEEQAGDSIADEQAGHTSHVAGLVYARGIMEQSGAVADRRQQFRASSTDWHRFLGFQAGVDDQRRSSKRKRAPFESEADEARVDRWQRLRKMDARAQLKRMMGEKAEFRGVQEAAIKAITAGESPVVAVMPTGAGKSLLFMLPAWAEQGGTTVVVVPLIALRGDMAQRCKKLGISCVEWQSRRPPDAAAVVLVTPESAVGEEFATFLNRLRATRQLDRIIIDECHIVLNRQYTFRKQMQQLGKLVAVETQMVMLTATLPPSEEDELFRRMHFERGQVRMFRAPTARSNIAYRVVRVEKERKRQEVEATVLAMVQQKVRKYKSGKIVVYGNSVPKVKGLAEKLKCHAYHHHAVGKASMLGSSWAASSG